Proteins encoded in a region of the Oncorhynchus gorbuscha isolate QuinsamMale2020 ecotype Even-year linkage group LG16, OgorEven_v1.0, whole genome shotgun sequence genome:
- the LOC123999334 gene encoding aconitate hydratase, mitochondrial-like has protein sequence MASYYMTVTRLRLVLGEGARRLHVSAAFNAKAKVAMSRFEPGTSISYEKLHENIDIVRKRLNRPLTLSEKIVYGHLDDPVGQDIARGRTYLRLRPDRVAMQDATAQMAMLQFISSGLPKVAVPSTIHCDHLIEAQIGGVEDLKRAKEVNQEVYNFLATAGAKYGVGFWKPGSGIIHQIILENYAYPGVLLIGTDSHTPNGGGLGSICIGVGGADAVDVMAGIPWELKCPNVIGVKLTGSLSGWTSPKDVILKVAGILTVKGGTGAIVEYHGPGVDSISCTGMATICNMGAEIGATTSVFPYNHRMKTYLNKTGRADIAALADKHKDDLVPDKGCKYDHVIEINLSELKPHINGPFTPDLAHPVSEIGAVAEKNGWPLEVKVGLIGSCTNSSYEDMGRAASLAKQALDKGLKCKAAFTVTPGSEQIRATIERDGFSKILRDVGGVVLANACGPCIGQWDRKDVKMGEKNTIVTSYNRNFTSRNDANPATHAFVTSPEIVTALAIAGTLKFDPETDYLTAANGEKFKLEPPNGDELPARDFDPGQDTYQHPPAESGSVMVDVSPTSTRLQLLEPFDKWNGKDLEDLQVLIKVKGKCTTDHISAAGPWLKFRGHLDNISNNMLIGAINIENDAVNKIKNRLTGEYGGVPDVARHYKANGLSWVVVGDDNYGEGSSREHAALEPRHLGGRVILVKSFARIHETNLKKQGMLPLTFADPTDYDKIRPDDKLSITGLATFAPGKPLKGVVKHGDGSQDIITLNHTFNENQVEWFHAGSALNRMKELQ, from the exons ATGGCGTCCTACTATATGACTGTCACTCGGCTTCGG CTTGTCCTTGGAGAAGGGGCAAGGCGTCTCCATGTTTCGGCAGCCTTTAATGCCAAAGCCAAGGTGGCCATGAGCCGCTTTGAGCCTGGCACCAGCATCAGCTATGAGAAGCTGCATGAGAACATCGACATTGTGCGCAAGAG GCTCAATCGCCCCCTCACCTTGTCGGAGAAGATTGTGTACGGTCACCTGGATGACCCTGTGGGGCAGGACATTGCCAGGGGCCGCACTTACCTGCGCCTGCGTCCGGACCGTGTGGCCATGCAAGATGCCACGGCCCAGATGGCCATGCTACAGTTCATCAGCAGCGGCCTGCCCAAGGTGGCTGTGCCCTCAACCATTCACTGTGACCACCTGATTGAGGCGCAGATCGGAGGGGTCGAGGATCTAAAGAGAGCCAAG GAAGTGAATCAGGAGGTTTACAACTTCCTGGCGACAGCTGGAGCCAAATATGGAGTTGGCTTCTGGAAACCAGGCTCTGGAATCATTCACCAG ATAATTCTAGAGAACTATGCCTACCCAGGAGTCCTGCTGATTGGTACAGACTCCCACACACCTAATGGGGGCGGCCTGGGCTCCATCTGCATCGGAGTGGGTGGCGCTGATGCTGTCGACGTCATGGCTGGTATCCCATGGGAGCTCAAGTGTCCCAAT GTGATTGGAGTAAAGCTGACTGGTAGTCTATCGGGCTGGACCTCTCCCAAGGATGTTATCTTGAAGGTGGCTGGTATCCTGACAGTGAAGGGGGGCACTGGAGCCATCGTGGAGTACCATGGCCCAGGCGTTGACTCCATTTCTTGCACCG GTATGGCAACTATCTGCAACATGGGAGCTGAAATTGGGGCCACCACCTCTGTTTTCCCCTACAACCACCGCATGAAGACTTACCTGAATAAGACTGGACGTGCAG ACATCGCTGCCCTGGCTGACAAACATAAGGATGACTTGGTCCCTGACAAAGGCTGCAAGTACGACCATGTCATTGAGATCAACTTGAGTGAG CTGAAGCCCCATATCAACGGGCCCTTCACTCCTGACCTGGCCCACCCAGTGTCTGAGATTGGTGCTGTGGCTGAAAAGAACGGCTGGCCCTTGGAGGTCAAAGTGG GTCTGATTGGCAGCTGCACCAACTCCAGCTATGAGGACATGGGCCGCGCTGCTTCCCTGGCCAAGCAGGCCCTAGACAAAGGCCTGAAGTGCAAGGCTGCGTTCACAGTCACCCCCGGCTCTGAGCAGATCCGCGCCACCATCGAGAGGGATGGCTTT TCTAAGATCCTGAGGGATGTGGGTGGAGTGGTCCTTGCTAATGCTTGTGGACCCTGCATTGGCCAGTGGGACAGGAAGGATGTGAAGATGGGGGAGAAGAACACTATCGTCACCTCCTACAACAGGAACTTCACTTCCAGGAATGATGCCAACCCTGCCACTCATGCTTTCGTCACATCTCCTGAG ATTGTCACAGCCTTGGCCATCGCTGGTACCTTGAAGTTCGATCCTGAGACTGACTACCTCACCGCGGCCAATGGTGAGAAATTCAAGTTGGAGCCACCCAATGGCGACGAGCTGCCTGCCCGTGACTTTGACCCCGGCCAGGACACATACCAACACCCCCCTGCCGAGAGCGGCTCTGTTATGGTGGACGTCAGCCCCACCAGCACCCGCCTGCAGCTGCTGGAGCCCTTTGACAAGTGGAACGGCAAGGACCTTGAGGACCTGCAAGTGCTGATCAAg GTGAAAGGCAAGTGCACCACAGACCACATCAGCGCCGCTGGCCCCTGGCTCAAGTTTCGCGGTCACCTCGACAACATCTCCAACAACATGCTCATTGGAGCAATCAACATTGAGAACGACGCGGTCAACAAGATCAAGAACCGGCTGACGGGAGAGTACGGGGGTGTGCCTGACGTGGCTCGCCACTACAAG GCTAACGGTCTGTCGTGGGTGGTTGTGGGGGATGACAACTACGGGGAGGGCTCGAGCAGAGAGCACGCAGCCCTGGAGCCCAGACACCTGGGAGGCAGGGTCATCCTTGTCAAGAGCTTCGCCAGGATCCATG AGACCAACCTGAAGAAGCAGGGCATGCTGCCCTTGACCTTTGCTGACCCCACCGACTATGACAAAATCCGCCCTGATGACAAGCTCTCCATCACAGGCCTCGCAACCTTTGCCCCCGGCAAG CCCCTGAAGGGAGTGGTGAAGCACGGTGACGGCAGCCAGGACATCATCACCCTGAACCACACCTTCAACGAGAACCAGGTCGAGTGGTTCCACGCCGGCAGCGCCCTCAACAGAATGAAGGAGCTTCAGTAA
- the LOC123999696 gene encoding protein Tob2-like — MQLEVKVALNFIVSYLYNKLPRRRADLFGEELERILLSRYEGHWYPEAPLRGSAFRCLHLGAPRDPVVELAARRSGLDTEEVRANVPPELSVWIDPYEVSYQIGENGAVKVLYLEDPSGLGEEGEMVEVVSGVSKGDMEVEEAKSLGFNPEAQVFVPIGAQISPVLLPSLSSSPTPLSASSCPVIFSYPSSSTPTNPTAHSNTSTPSPPSGALPYLPSQQPTTTLPSTRLPLQPITFTTASFAATKFGSTKMKKCGGSGSAGGSSVGVPPQQRMLTRSPTNISPPGLLKHKPLSVSLHSLGAQIPSQLSPNAKEFVYPASPGPLYFDNDAPPILPHSSPFQLPHPAHSHPSFEPFSSPPPGPAVGIIGGSGGISYIEKPSFVEGIGGYNLQYPSQAFQPVVLAN, encoded by the coding sequence ATGCAGCTAGAGGTAAAGGTAGCTCTGAATTTCATTGTGTCCTACCTGTACAACAAACTGCCCCGTCGTCGTGCTGACCTCTTCGGGGAGGAGTTGGAGCGGATACTGTTGTCGCGCTATGAAGGCCACTGGTACCCTGAAGCTCCTCTGCGGGGCTCTGCCTTTCGCTGCCTGCACCTAGGGGCCCCCAGGGACCCAGTGGTGGAGCTCGCTGCCAGGAGAAGTGGACTGGACACAGAGGAAGTGCGTGCCAATGTCCCCCCTGAGCTGAGTGTGTGGATTGACCCCTATGAGGTGTCCTACCAAATCGGGGAGAATGGAGCCGTTAAGGTCCTGTACTTGGAGGATCCATCTGGCTTAGGTGAGGAAGGCGAAATGGTGGAAGTAGTAAGTGGAGTGAGTAAAGGAGacatggaggtagaggaggcCAAGAGTTTAGGTTTCAACCCTGAGGCCCAGGTGTTTGTTCCAATTGGAGCCCAGATATCTCCAGTTCTGCTTCCTTCCCTCTCCAGCTCACCCACACCTCTCTCGGCCTCATCCTGCCCAGTGATTTTCAGCTATCCCAGCTCCAGCACACCCACGAACCCAACGGCCCACTCTAACACATCCACACCTTCCCCTCCAAGTGGGGCACTCCCTTACCTCCCCTCTCAGCAGCCAACGACCACACTGCCCAGCACCCGTCTACCGCTGCAGCCCATCACCTTCACCACGGCCAGTTTTGCCGCCACAAAATTTGGCTCCACTAAGATGAAGAAGTGTGGCGGTTCCGGATCAGCTGGCGGCTCGAGTGTAGGCGTGCCCCCGCAACAGAGGATGCTCACCCGTTCCCCTACCAACATCTCTCCCCCAGGGCTGCTGAAACACAAGCCCCTCTCAGTCTCCCTGCACTCCCTGGGGGCTCAGATCCCCAGCCAGCTCTCCCCTAATGCCAAAGAGTTTGTTTACCCGGCATCCCCAGGGCCCCTATACTTTGACAACGATGCTCCGCCCATACTACCACACTCAAGCCCCTTCCAGCTCCCTCACCCTGCCCACTCCCACCCCTCATTTGAGCCATTCTCCAGCCCCCCACCTGGTCCAGCTGTTGGCATTATTGGTGGTAGCGGTGGGATTTCTTACATTGAGAAGCCCTCATTTGTGGAGGGTATAGGGGGGTATAACCTGCAATATCCCAGCCAGGCCTTCCAGCCGGTGGTGCTGGCCAACTAA